Proteins from a single region of Mesorhizobium sp. B1-1-8:
- a CDS encoding ABC transporter permease, with the protein MRETRIRPRSGWQWIDLRELWQARDLVGLLVRRDLVTKYAQTLLGPLWFAVQPLGLAIVLSVAINGGAGIGTEGVPPFLFNLCSLAPWLYFSQTFGAVGATFVNNADLFQKVYFPRSAVPLAIGLSNLVSLAIQTGLFLAVLIFYHFDGIWMSLSWRLLLIPVLFTELVVFTLGAGLCVAALAAQYRDLVHATQYVLLIAMFASLVFVPMSNLPPHLQLLPWFNPLAVIIESMRSLALNTAGVTPVQSIVSVLTSASLFLLGLVAFERASRTAVDLA; encoded by the coding sequence ATGCGGGAAACGCGCATTCGTCCCCGCTCAGGCTGGCAGTGGATCGATCTGAGAGAGCTGTGGCAAGCGCGCGACCTCGTTGGGCTTTTGGTGCGCCGAGACCTGGTAACCAAATACGCACAGACTTTGCTTGGGCCGCTTTGGTTCGCAGTCCAGCCGCTCGGATTGGCGATCGTTCTTTCTGTTGCCATCAACGGCGGGGCTGGTATCGGAACGGAGGGCGTTCCTCCGTTTCTATTCAATCTTTGCAGCTTGGCGCCTTGGCTTTATTTCTCTCAAACATTCGGCGCCGTCGGCGCCACATTTGTGAACAACGCAGATTTGTTTCAGAAGGTATACTTTCCGCGAAGTGCCGTACCCTTGGCGATCGGATTATCGAATCTCGTGTCCCTTGCTATTCAAACGGGCCTTTTCCTGGCGGTGTTGATCTTTTACCATTTCGACGGGATATGGATGTCACTGTCTTGGCGTCTTCTCCTAATCCCAGTCCTTTTCACTGAACTCGTAGTGTTCACGTTGGGCGCGGGCCTATGCGTGGCAGCGCTCGCTGCGCAATATCGCGACTTGGTCCACGCCACCCAATACGTGCTCCTGATCGCCATGTTCGCCTCGCTGGTTTTCGTCCCGATGTCCAACTTGCCGCCTCATCTGCAACTGCTACCCTGGTTCAACCCTCTCGCCGTCATCATCGAAAGCATGAGGTCACTGGCGCTCAATACGGCGGGAGTTACACCGGTTCAGTCGATCGTGTCCGTTTTGACCAGCGCGTCCCTGTTTCTCCTGGGTCTTGTCGCATTTGAGAGGGCGTCGAGGACTGCGGTCGATCTGGCTTGA
- a CDS encoding glycosyltransferase: MLREKIKISVVICTYNNSSLLDRTLECLSCQKNPGVPWEVLVVDNNCTDDTLLVANRHKTSNKIERLRIVSEARQGLTPARQRGVNETEGEWLAFVDDDCLLDQSWLINAICFADAHPSCGALGGIVRPKWEGGAEALPDSVGWALACQDHGSTACEIWGLVGAGIVLRRSALEQTGWTKRPLLADRIGNKLVSGGDTEISLRLLACGWEVWYTPQCVIDHIIPARRTSRSYLKRLSFGLGISQVLVDALTFENGFSACLAKSAKSALRQTVRALKDVIRDRMNGSDRRPSLIGLHFALGNWAGIGRLAFRRSLVGAVTRSLYASISNS; the protein is encoded by the coding sequence GTGTTGAGAGAGAAAATTAAAATAAGTGTCGTTATTTGCACATACAATAATTCATCACTGCTTGATCGAACGCTCGAATGTCTATCATGCCAAAAAAACCCAGGTGTACCGTGGGAAGTTCTGGTTGTAGACAACAATTGCACGGACGACACGCTGCTTGTCGCGAACCGGCATAAGACCTCAAACAAGATAGAACGCCTGAGAATCGTGAGTGAGGCTCGGCAGGGCTTAACGCCTGCGCGCCAGCGAGGCGTCAATGAGACGGAGGGCGAATGGCTGGCTTTCGTTGATGATGACTGCCTCCTCGACCAAAGCTGGTTGATCAACGCAATTTGTTTTGCGGATGCGCATCCCAGTTGCGGCGCCCTTGGCGGAATAGTCAGGCCGAAATGGGAGGGCGGAGCCGAGGCCCTTCCAGATTCTGTGGGTTGGGCCCTCGCATGCCAGGACCACGGGTCCACAGCATGCGAGATCTGGGGGTTGGTGGGAGCAGGAATTGTCCTGAGACGATCCGCACTCGAGCAGACGGGCTGGACCAAGAGGCCGCTCCTGGCCGATCGCATCGGCAACAAACTCGTCTCCGGGGGCGATACGGAGATCAGCCTGCGGCTTCTGGCATGCGGGTGGGAGGTCTGGTACACGCCTCAATGTGTGATCGACCACATCATACCCGCCCGGCGGACGTCACGAAGTTACCTCAAACGGCTATCTTTTGGACTGGGTATTTCACAGGTATTAGTCGACGCCCTGACTTTCGAGAACGGATTTTCTGCATGTCTGGCAAAGAGTGCGAAATCCGCGCTGCGCCAGACTGTAAGGGCCCTTAAGGATGTCATTCGCGACCGGATGAATGGTAGCGATCGACGGCCTTCGCTAATTGGCCTCCACTTCGCACTGGGCAATTGGGCCGGCATCGGCCGGCTCGCTTTCAGGCGTTCACTGGTCGGCGCAGTAACACGGTCGCTCTATGCCTCCATTTCAAACTCGTAG
- a CDS encoding ABC transporter ATP-binding protein produces the protein MKPAIEIKNLSKRYDLQRRPTSLRERLGPWFGGPGGFTDRVGAYWALRDVSVSVEPGEIVGVIGLNGAGKSTLLKILSRITDPSEGEVIIRGRVGALLEVGAGFHGDLSGRDNIYLSGAILGMSKAELGRRFNDIVAFAEIEQFLDVPVKRYSSGMFVRLAFAVAVHLEPEILILDEILSVGDSRFQRKSLSKIESLVTQGGRTVLLVSHSMDTINRMCSRCLWLDSGTVKAFGKTREIVTSYLESSGDLAVSGNRIDVTAAPRTGNGKARFLGLSITSGDPSSSSQIFTGGPAHCELEIAAETHMIVDSLAVVINSLSGLKLINADTALLKNVCRLHAGLNRVRLTIDQVHLLPGTYALELWMAQRSGDYLADDILDHVHHACRVEVLRPDVEGESLLPSEGLIPCTYEFEMEA, from the coding sequence ATGAAGCCGGCGATCGAGATCAAGAACCTGTCCAAGCGCTATGATCTGCAGCGTCGTCCGACGTCACTGCGTGAGAGGCTTGGCCCGTGGTTCGGTGGACCTGGTGGGTTTACGGACAGAGTGGGGGCCTATTGGGCGTTGCGGGACGTTTCCGTCTCCGTCGAGCCGGGCGAAATTGTCGGTGTCATCGGCCTAAACGGGGCAGGAAAATCAACACTACTCAAAATCCTTTCTCGCATAACCGATCCGTCGGAAGGCGAAGTCATCATTCGCGGCCGGGTGGGCGCCCTGCTCGAAGTTGGGGCGGGGTTCCACGGGGATCTTTCAGGGCGGGACAACATCTATCTCAGCGGCGCCATACTCGGCATGTCGAAAGCAGAGCTGGGGAGGCGCTTCAACGATATCGTTGCCTTCGCCGAGATCGAGCAATTTCTGGACGTACCCGTCAAACGCTATTCCAGTGGAATGTTCGTGCGCCTGGCGTTCGCGGTAGCGGTTCATTTGGAACCGGAGATACTAATACTGGACGAGATCTTATCTGTCGGTGACTCGCGGTTCCAGCGAAAGTCTTTGTCCAAGATCGAAAGCCTAGTTACCCAAGGGGGCAGAACGGTGCTGCTGGTAAGCCACAGCATGGACACCATCAACCGTATGTGCTCTCGCTGCCTTTGGCTCGACTCCGGCACTGTCAAGGCTTTTGGAAAAACCCGCGAAATCGTGACTTCTTATCTGGAGTCATCTGGCGATCTTGCAGTTTCAGGGAATCGAATCGACGTCACAGCGGCGCCGCGCACCGGGAACGGCAAAGCCCGGTTTCTCGGGCTTTCGATTACTAGCGGTGATCCTTCGTCGTCCAGCCAAATCTTTACTGGAGGACCGGCACATTGCGAGCTCGAGATCGCGGCCGAGACGCACATGATTGTCGACAGTTTGGCAGTCGTGATAAATAGCCTCTCTGGCCTCAAGCTCATCAATGCAGACACCGCCTTGCTGAAGAACGTATGCCGTCTGCATGCCGGCCTGAACCGGGTCCGCCTTACGATTGACCAGGTGCACCTGCTGCCGGGGACCTACGCCCTGGAGCTATGGATGGCTCAACGATCTGGTGACTACCTAGCCGACGACATTCTTGATCACGTCCACCATGCATGTCGGGTCGAGGTCCTCAGACCCGACGTTGAAGGTGAAAGTCTCCTCCCGTCCGAAGGACTCATACCCTGCACCTACGAGTTTGAAATGGAGGCATAG
- a CDS encoding methyltransferase domain-containing protein — translation MNDDYTARFGDQRTTRRDIIDLRPENTGATIIGDLTELGGEWSDTFDAIVITQTLHMIFDMKAAVSALFRLLKRGGTVLATVPGLTPIDHGQDYETWYWSMTEVSARRMFSDVFGAEGTKVATYGNVFSAICFLEGLAAEELNAEMLYTRDRHYPVTIGICATKD, via the coding sequence GTGAACGACGACTACACGGCGCGCTTCGGCGATCAAAGAACGACTAGGCGTGACATCATTGACTTGCGACCAGAAAATACAGGAGCGACGATTATTGGTGACCTGACTGAGTTGGGAGGAGAATGGAGTGATACGTTCGATGCCATCGTCATCACACAGACCTTGCACATGATCTTCGATATGAAGGCTGCAGTGTCTGCATTGTTCCGACTTCTCAAACGGGGTGGAACCGTATTGGCAACCGTTCCGGGCCTTACGCCAATCGATCACGGTCAAGATTATGAGACCTGGTACTGGTCGATGACAGAGGTATCGGCTCGCCGCATGTTCTCGGATGTCTTCGGCGCGGAGGGGACAAAGGTGGCCACATACGGCAACGTTTTTTCCGCGATATGCTTTTTGGAGGGTCTCGCGGCGGAGGAGCTCAACGCGGAAATGCTATATACTCGGGATCGTCACTATCCCGTCACGATCGGGATTTGCGCTACCAAGGACTGA